One Diospyros lotus cultivar Yz01 chromosome 1, ASM1463336v1, whole genome shotgun sequence genomic window carries:
- the LOC127789645 gene encoding blue copper protein-like produces the protein MANHLLACALLVILGIMPCTATVYTVGGTSGWDISTDLDTWAQDKRFVVGDVLLFQYSAPETVNEVSKESYDGCNTTRVIQTSSNSGNTTVTLSKPGDRYFVSGNRLYCLGGMKLHVHVDGNSAAATAAPAQAPQAEAGGNLPRSPSSKSNNPTSVVPSSAAAVIGHGGVGILALGCVGYGIAALFLSV, from the exons ATGGCAAATCACCTTCTGGCCTGTGCTCTTCTCGTCATCCTAGGCATCATGCCATGCACAGCAACCGTGTACACCGTCGGCGGCACCTCCGGCTGGGACATCAGCACCGACCTCGACACCTGGGCCCAGGACAAACGCTTCGTCGTCGGCGATGTTCTAC TGTTCCAGTATTCGGCGCCGGAAACCGTGAACGAGGTGTCGAAAGAGAGCTACGACGGCTGCAATACCACCAGGGTGATACAGACTTCCAGCAACAGCGGCAACACGACGGTCACTCTGAGCAAGCCGGGGGACAGGTACTTCGTCAGCGGCAACAGGCTCTACTGCCTCGGGGGGATGAAGCTTCACGTCCACGTGGATGGTAACAGCGCAGCGGCCACGGCGGCCCCTGCCCAGGCCCCGCAGGCGGAGGCCGGAGGCAATCTCCCTAGGTCGCCTTCTTCTAAGAGCAACAACCCGACCTCTGTTGTTCCCAGTTCGGCGGCGGCGGTGATTGGCCACGGCGGAGTGGGTATTCTGGCGTTGGGTTGTGTGGGCTACGGGATTGCTGCTCTCTTTTTGAGTGTTTGA
- the LOC127789626 gene encoding ras-related protein RIC1-like has translation MSTEYDYLFKLLLIGDSGVGKSCLLLRFADDSYLDSYISTIGVDFKIRTVEQDGKTIKLQIWDTAGQERFRTITSSYYRGAHGIIIVYDVTDQESFNNVKQWLNEIDRYANEHVNKLLVGNKCDLADKRAVSYDTGKALADEVGIPFMETSAKDATNVEQAFMAMAGDIKNRMASQPGMNNAKPPTVQIKGQPVGQKSGCCSS, from the exons ATGAGTACCGAATA TGACTACTTGTTCAAGCTTTTGCTGATTGGAGACTCTGGAGTTGGGAAATCATGCCTTCTTCTGAGATTTGCT GATGATTCATATCTGGACAGTTACATCAGTACAATTGGTGTTGACTTT AAAATACGCACTGTGGAGCAGGATGGAAAGACCATTAAACTCCAAATT TGGGACACTGCTGGACAAGAGCGTTTCAGGACAATCACTAGCAGTTACTACCGTGGCGCACATGGCATCATA ATAGTTTATGATGTAACAGATCAGGAGAGTTTCAACAATGTTAAGCAATGGTTGAATGAAATTGATCGTTATGCCAATGAGCACGTGAACAAACTTCTAGTTGGAAATAAATGTGATCTCGCTGATAAAAGAGCTGTGTCCTATGATACTGGCAAg GCACTTGCGGATGAAGTTGGCATCCCTTTTATGGAAACAAGTGCAAAAGATGCTACTAACGTGGAACAGGCCTTCATGGCCATGGCTGGTGACATCAAGAACAG GATGGCGAGTCAGCCAGGTATGAACAACGCAAAACCACCCACGGTGCAGATCAAAGGGCAACCTGTCGGCCAGAAGAGTGGCTGCTGCTCTTCTTAG